DNA from Choristoneura fumiferana chromosome 6, NRCan_CFum_1, whole genome shotgun sequence:
GCATAATGGTAACAATAATTACTTAAGTACATTAGCGATGAATACTTTTCTGGAGATAAAACTGAGATTCTCGAATATTCAACTGAGTGAATCACTCAAAAGGTGGAATAGATTCATTTCAAAATATCTTATCTTATTGACATTTGAGTTTCTATTTTCAAAAGCTTTGTAATATCATAATAGCGTTTAAATTCCATTCATCTACTCAAAAGTTGACTGCTAGAGATCACTTTGTACATGTATTTCAACATCTGTCAATTGCCttcctttataaataaatatcacgggacaattcataccaattgacttagtcccaaagtaagcttagcaaagcttgtgttatgataactttttttttttttagtaacatCTGCAATCGGTACATTTAAAAAACCATAAGCAAATCTGTTACGTGTAGTATGGCGTTTGGAATGAGAAGTCCACTGACTGCTCTCTTCCACATTAACTAAGTTTCACAGTTGACGGGGTTCTGGAGTTCAATCCGTAGCTGTGTGTTATGataactaagcaacggataaatatatgtaattatatagatatagaatatatacatacttaaatacatattaaacacccaagacccgagaacaaacattcgtatttttcatacaaatatctgcccccaacacgggaatcgaacccgggacctcaagctttgtagtcaggttctctaaccactaggtcatctggtcgttttgtttttgttttgtacaataaaaagtacattagGTACACACATCCCCCCAATCTCTTATCATGAAACCActtcatttttagaaataaataaaaaggattatggttttttttaaagcacgACGTTCGCTGGGACGctatagtaggggagcccaagcggggattttgcgttttactcAAGCGCGTCAGAAAACCATATAGGGGGAATCCTTTAACCCTGTAATGAAATGTACCCCCACCATAATAAAACAGGGGCGTGCGGTGAGGGCAGCCGCCCATCCGAGTGAGATgttccaaattttaaatgtaataataatatcgacTTGGAAATCGACGAtattatgaaataatttaagtaggtagcaaaacaattataacaaaacagtttatttttatgctgGTCAGAACTTCCGGTTTTTGAACGCACTATAGAGGGTTTACGATATGGGTGTACTGGTAGATAAAGTAACACAAAATAAGCATCTAGGTGTCTCTAAATATGATAAACTCGAAGACTAATCAAGTGATCATACTCATGCTATGACAGAAACTTGTTTGTTCcagaattaaaaataactatatttAATTGTGGACTAAAATTATCGAAACTTAAAGCTAACTTGTTGGTAACTTATTTGGTAAtgtcttaaataaaataattgcagaATATTTCAGAAAGCGGTTGGGATGTATGGAATACTCGACACTCCTATAAAGATTTTTCATCGTAATTTTCGGTACCTACACTGAACATGATCAACATATGGAAAACATTTGTCAACCACAAACAAATCCTAAATACAGGTGTTACAATCAAACTGATTCAATCTTAAAACACCTTGCATACGTGACGCATAGCCTTAGCGGTCGTGCACGTGTGGTAGCAGAGGaggtaatataataagctatatatttcaagtgagaaaagtttttccatgtcagtCTTTATGACATTGGCATAAGACTGATTTTGACTTgacctgtgtaaaaacttttttcactacaccTGTACATACATTAACTTGTAGTGTAGGCACATAAGTCTGCGGACATTCTTGAGCCTTATTTAGACGCGTTAAGGTGGTGGTTGGTGGTTGGTGGGTGGTGGGTGGTGCTGCATCAGTAATCCTCGTATAGATCCTGCAGCCGCTCTGCGCGCGCGCCCAGCTGGTCGTccaagccgtggacatgcttgATCAGCTTCTCATTCTTGATCGCCTGTGAATCACATTGACTCTAATACTTAAAAGGTTTAGTAGGTGATTAACTACATACACAAAACAATGTctattggtgtcttaaatattgaaactatctgaacatttaaatttctgtattgaaatacattagtctagtttgtattacaatgacagATAATTACCTCAAATGATTAAAATCCTTGAaggtaccaaatctggcagctgaagtttgtctACATTTAGTTAATTGGTCGTTTTCAAAAAGTTTAGTTAAAGGAgtagtttttggaaaaaatatggtttttcctactcagaatcaagagcacaatcgattccaatcgtttaaaaaaaatgaccacattttttcatactaaattttatagtcttgtcacgcccatactaagtgtatgaaaaaaacgtcgcaaaactgactTTTTTTTGGGGATATTTTtatatcggaatcgattgtgctcttgattctgagtaggaaaaaccattcTTTCTACTCAACCCAAAATCCTTCTAGTTGCTGGCTGATGAAACTACAGCGTCATCCAATACTATTTCTACATCAGGGGTTCCGAATCTTATCAATACTGCAATTTCTTTTACAGTTACAGATTGTAATTATTTTGCCTTGacctatgcatacatataatCTCGCGGCTCTGGGAAGGCGCCGCAACGCCCCAGGGCACccaaagtcacttttgtgtatgAATAAATAACACAACTTGAGTTCTTGGTGCTGAATGTGTAATGATAATACAGTCTTACATCccaaagtcatcatcatcatcccagcctatatacgtcccactgctgggcacaggcctcctctcagaacaagagggcttgggctatagttcccacgcgggcccagtgcggattgggaacttcacacgcactattgaattgcttcgcaggttccaAAGTAAATAAGTCTAATTACCACATAAATCAATGTATCTTACCAATTCATCAATAGCATCAAGACGCTTGCTACGGGAGTATGCAGTCTTGAGGAAGACCAGCACGTAGATGTACAGAGCCAGCACCAGCACAAACAACACCAGTCTCAGCTTTGAGATCCACTGAGTCGCCATCTTTCCCTGAAATATATAGAATGTAGCTGAACTGATTGTAGAGGTAATTCAagtaatatatttgtatttttatgaatctttattgcacataaaacacataaaaataacagtttacataGAGAAATCTTATAAGGGATCTCTTTCAGTTAGCCATTGTGATTACTGAGTAGAGTACTTAGATGATATCTATCATAAATATTTCCTTCCTAAATTATAGCACCATAGATAGGTACTGTATGTATGATTTGTAGCAGAAATATTTATCaatttactaaattaaaagAGCTGAAGGAATGAGATAGATAATTTTTTGGCCATTTTCATGTCTGAACACAAAATGCAACATACCATGGATTGAAAGAAAATGAagcaattacttaattaatgtttatCTGGGTGGCGAAGTCtgaaattgactttattattcAACAATTCACTCACAAAATGAcaataatatacttaaactaattttatggctttaataaataaataaataactagttTGCTATGTTATccccaactaaaaaaaaaacataagtttccttttctttctcatttgaatatTCAGAAAATCAAAGAAAACCAACGAGGCCCAAGCAACATTAACATTCTGGCTCAACTGTAGCTGCTGTAAGTATTAAATACGCCCACAATTGAATGAAGGtgtttcataaaaatgtttCTCACTTGTACTTAATCACAAGGACTTGTGTATTAGTAAGTAATAGAATTAAGCTTACAGTCTTTATCATCACCTTCCGGTGTTCCGCCCCCACATGGAAACGTAGTTAGCAGGCTGTTAGTTAATAAAATCAGCaggatataatatttaatataatatttatgtttacaTAAAGCAGTATGAAATATTAGAAACAGTTTAAATGGTGTTGTCagcatttatttacaatattatcaaCATGAAACATAACAAGGCACGAGATAATAAACTTACAATCgcgtatttatattattgttccTCTTTTATTAGCTATTCGATCAATCCCTTGCTTGTTTTTCATTCAATAGCAAGCATAATATTCGTAGTCTGTATTCGTATTTATCTTCTCATTACTTTGTTTTACCAGACAATAGAAAGACTTTCAGTTTGAAACAAGACTGTAattcttttaattaaagttCTTAATTACCTGCACATTTAACTCGAGTTGTATACAATTACAGTAATTTGGCTAGAGGAGCATGTTTCCTGTCAAAACTTTGACATATTAGAGCCGTTTTTTCGTTtggtatttattttctcaagttttgcACTTGAGTGACAGTTTGCATTTCTGAACTGATCGAAATAGAAAGAAAATAGTGAGTGAGGttgaggttatttttattttataatttaaaaataggtattatttagtgtttttagcgttttttctttaaaaatactgCTTACTTGTTCATAATTGTCATCAAACTGTGACAATCAACTAAAATATGAGTATTTCTAACACACTCTGCCCAGTCTAGTAAACGTATTCGATCTTAACtgaaaataatctttttttttagaaatggcTACAAATTACGTGAAATACGCACAGCTAATCAAAGCGTCGAGCAACTACGCTACGAGGATGAAGCGGCTGTCGAATCGTATCTTCGGGGAGGTAGCCATCCCCACGAATGCTAAATCCATGAAAGTGGTGAAGATGTTCTCCGCGAGGCCGACGCACAGCAACGAAGAAGTGGTGCATTACTATCCGCGGCACGTGGAGACGCACGCGCTGATGCTGCGGCTGCGCGAGTACGGGCTGTTCCGCGACGAGCACCAGGACTTCAAGGACGAGATGAAGAGGCTGCGCGAGCTGAGGGGGAAGGTCAAGGTGTGGCGGCGGAAGCTCGACGCTGACAAAAAGGACTGAGTGCTGTCTAGTGTGTGGACCAGTTAGCATGATACTAGATTGGACAACTGGCTCTACAATGCCTAAAGCTCTACTTTTGTATCATTTTAGTATATCAAAATCAGGCCTTGCATCAAACATTATGTGTTCTATCACAGTAATGGCAAAATAATGGTatgtacaatcaccagcaccaatatctgacacaacaagtgtgcataaatatcagatacaactattcctagggccggaaggatgtgttggatatttttgcatgctccgctgtggcagatattaatgctggtgactgtaacaaaataatttggGTACTTTTATCAGCAAAACAAGTACACCTTcattgatagttttattttcataaatgaTACAAATGTAGACCTGGCTTATTTATAGGAAAGTTTTATGAACAAAACTTAAGAGCTGTGGTGACTTCTGTTagatagttttaaataaattaaatcattttagtAATACACTgctgtataaatataaataaggcGACATGATGTTAATGTTATCAGTTTTCTTTGAAAAGTGAGTAAATAATTTTACCATTGATGTTTGCATTTCATTCGTTTTGGCTAAATTCTTCCAGGCAGTGATGGTCTTTATGAAAGTGATTTAATGAAACTATAAGAACCACCTCAATCCATCTGTTTGGGAACTATGATAGGGGGATGCCACAAACACAGATACACAAAGcggtcaagcttataacaccccactttttgcTTCAGGGGTCTATTTTGATTTACGAGTATTGCAACTGAAAAGAATTTCTGATGAAgggtttaattattaaaaatcacaAATATTTGAAACATTGTGTAATTCATGGTCAAGATTAcaaagttgcataaaatactcaCTGTACCTTAAATAAACCATATTGCTCCTTATGTGATATTAACTAAAATCTGATATTATTTATTCACCATTATTGAAGAAAAACAAACTATAACAAAACAATGCTAGTTCAATATTCATTCACAAAAAAGACAATAGTAAAATCACACTCTTCTTTATCCCATTGGAATCGCAAGCAGTGCCTGCACAGTAAGTTGAAGTTGCCATGGGAAGCCGTATCGCTCGAAAAACAGATAATTGTCGGGGGAGACAGGTTTGCGAGTGACCACGAAGCGAAGACTCAGCGTCGCATCAGGTGGACCGGCGTCACAAGAGTTGCGGCAGCTTCATGCATCGTGCGGCGCGAACCGGTTCTTGGTTAACCTCCTCACCGCCAGTCCTCCAGTCGGGACAGCTAATGGAATACCTTACGCGCCACGGccatctatacatgaccaacattcaactcgaaatgaatccttctgcaatggaattaaaaatcaagttgatttgtcgccggtttttctgtggcccacagagcacgtcacttcgtttgtttcgtggcggtgaagaggttaaacgCCGTCCCCTCCGTTTGAATTTGGGGTCGTTTTATCCGCGGTCGCCGCGCGTTAGAGGAAAGCCAGACGTTCAGCCGTGGGCGAGTCGAGCGGCGCGTCGGGCTTGTCGTCGTGGTGGGGCGGCGGCTGCGCGTGCTCGAGCGCGTCGGGGTCCAGCAGGCCGTAGGGGGGCGCGGGCGGGGAGGGCGGCAGGCGCAGCGCCAGCGCgaacagcagcagcagcgcggcCGCGGGCAGCAGCACGGCGGCGGCCAGCAGCCGCAGCGGCGAGCTGGTCAGCCGCAGTCGGGCCACgtcggcgccgcgcgcgcgcgccggcggaCGGTCCCACGACGCAGGCAGCACCGCCGGCACGTACTGCAGCCAGCGCTCCAGCCTGCCCGGGGACGCGGCGGTTACGGTTCCGTTGACAAAATGGCGAAAACGATTTTTTACAACCAAGAACGCCACTGAGGAgcacgaaattcaaaaatcgaagtggtatcgtaccgtccctctcactctcgtattaaataaaattagcgtcagcgggacggcaagatacgaaggtAGGGTCAgtggggctactacaaaatgcGTAAATCGAAATCTCGGCCACTCTCGTCTGAAATATACAGGGTCTCCCAATTAAGACTATAGGATATCAAGGGAAAGTACCTGAAATATCGTAGATAGGATTTTGCTGAAAGAAGACtatgttattttcaaaagttagtaattcaatttaaagattttctaagaattacttTCTTTGTCAGGGAATCGAACCGAATTggaatatgaaaataaaaattcttcctAAGTAACATCAAAAGAAAGGAACAacgtgaaattatttttttcatatttaagtatgtgcGATTCCCAGACGAAGAaagtaattcttagaaaatctttaaatgcagaatgactaacttttaaaaacaacaaaGTCTTCTTTCAGCAAAATATCCTATCTACGATATTTCAGGTACTTTCCCTTGATGTCCCATAGTCTTGAAACGCCCtgtattagcgtcagcgggtcGGTACCATATGAACTatgaaattcgaatttcgtagtagccctacaggaaCGGGCGGTATTATTTACTCGGGCAcgagcagcagcgcgcgcgagTGGTTGGTGTGCGGCGgcaccggcgccggcgccgccagcagcagcagcgccgCGTCGtgggcgccgcccgccgcgctctCCGCGCCCGAATACTGCGGGTGCACGAAGCGCGCCAGCACGGGGATCCCGCCAGACTCTGCCAGAAAACAACTAAATTGTCGcacacattttattatttgataacAAGTGAAATATAAACATACGCGCGTAAGTTTAAGAGACTGTAGATAGTTTAACACCAGACTGGCTGTCAGCGCCGGTTCTATCCAGTGCTTTAATACGTCATCACTGAAACACGtgtcgttaaaaaaatgttggcaACCcgatgggaatcgagttgttatggGCGCCACTAGTAGTGACACAGGACTTGGGGCGACGCACCTGGCGCGTCGGGCCGGCAGCTGGCCACTCCGCGGTGCGGCAGCACGGCGGCGTGTCGCGGCTGGAGCGCGGCGGCGCACGAGGCGCGCGTCAGCAGCCAGCGGCGCCCCCACagcgcgcccgcgcagccccgcccgcgcccgcaCAGCGCCGCCCGCGTGCGCCCCGCGCCCCGCAGCGCCACCAGCATCGGGTCCTGCTCCGACGCATCTTCCATCTCCATCTCGATCGCCTGATAATAACAACGATGAGGTTTAACACGCACTGCGATTAAACGCGAAAATTACGTACGTCTGGCTTCACCCAAAAAAGAGCCATTTATAGACCTACGCTGTGCTGTAGCGTGATCAAATAGATAGTCACCTGTTGGATGACCTCGGGCGTGAGGTCCCCGTCGCGGGGCTGCGCGGGCGTGAGGCCCCCGCCGGCGGGGCCGGGGCCGGGGCCGGGGCcgggccgcgccgcgcgcgcacacACGCACAGCGCCACGCACCACCACACCCGCATCTACAACGCGACACACGTACGAGCAAATCCGCGTGCTTGTGGCTCATTGGGGTTGCACGCGAACCTCAACTGCTCGACGGCTTTACACGCACACTAGCATGTTGTATCTTTTGTTAAGCTTTCTTCATGGGGgaccaaaattttacaaatattttagagGGCCAGGCCAGAATTTTACCAGGAcggtcaaaataataattattgcgGGCCAATTAGTTATTTCTAAGGTACTTCGGCAGGCGGGATTAAATCCCTTCGCGGGCCACTTGGCCAGTGGGCCGTTGGATACTTTGCTCTGCTCAAATCCAAACTAACGGTCCTGATACAGGTCTTCGTCGGTGCTAAGCGCCGTGATATGGATCgctaaaatgatacaaatgtgacCTACCTTAAACCGCCATCCAAGCATCACTAACCGACTTCCGAGCTGGCAGTCCAGCCACTTTGTCAGCGCCTGATTCGCCAAACTCACAGCTCCGTGGGCGCGGAGAAAAGCAATAGATGTTAATGTCAGCTACAGTGACATGGTTGAACTTGTCAATGTTTTGTTTGCGGACAGTGTTTGTTGACAGAAGGAGGTTGAGTATTTGCCAGCGGATGAGCTTCGAACACAGTGTATATTTGTTGGTTTTGCGTCCGACGGCTGTCCTGTGCAGGTTGCCAGATGAATGTTTACCTACTCGATGCTACTGGTAGGTACTCTGGTATTAGTCTGTCGAGGGAAATCGGCTTTAAGTTGTTTAAGAAAAGCTCTAGTAGTGCGTCAATTATCTGGTGAAACCCTCACAACTTTATATCTGTGCCTTTGATGTTGATTTCCACTTGAGTCTACTTCGGCCAGTGAACtcttacaatacggtatttgacaactcctgattttgccatatcttaatattattatgaaaatatagataaacagatagtgttagcgaagagaaaatttaaatcggtcgaaaattggatttatagtgattttttgaaaaatctatatacctctctttctcaaacgcttttctctatgcagcaagtatggcggtactggcgtgtgacgtcacatgccactatgtctttctctgtctaatcttgaatttcaaacctttataactttgttatttgtaaaggtagcttaaaaattatttctctattcgataacaggcattgtgtagttttaatttataaaacatatacaaaatagtccaATACCGTATTGTACAGTATTAATTGGTGCAGAAGAATTGGAGTACATACCTACCCCTCTTATTTTTCAATCTGTTAACATTGCTGTTGCTAAATTCCATTAAAATCCAAGGTTTTACCGTAGAAAAGGTATCGAACAGAtgcctatatatatatacctatgtatatatCTATTGACTGagcttacaactgaaataatatttatttggggcTTAGAAATATTTGGAATAGACTGAATAAAACAACAGAAAAAATAGCCATCATTTATTCGATTACAAAATCTTTCGTCAGGAAATAAATTGTTG
Protein-coding regions in this window:
- the mRpS33 gene encoding mitochondrial ribosomal protein S33 gives rise to the protein MATNYVKYAQLIKASSNYATRMKRLSNRIFGEVAIPTNAKSMKVVKMFSARPTHSNEEVVHYYPRHVETHALMLRLREYGLFRDEHQDFKDEMKRLRELRGKVKVWRRKLDADKKD
- the LOC141428789 gene encoding uncharacterized protein, producing MLGWRFKMRVWWCVALCVCARAARPGPGPGPGPAGGGLTPAQPRDGDLTPEVIQQAIEMEMEDASEQDPMLVALRGAGRTRAALCGRGRGCAGALWGRRWLLTRASCAAALQPRHAAVLPHRGVASCRPDAPESGGIPVLARFVHPQYSGAESAAGGAHDAALLLLAAPAPVPPHTNHSRALLLVPE